The following are encoded in a window of Sphaerisporangium siamense genomic DNA:
- a CDS encoding macro domain-containing protein, which translates to MARIHVGVLGPATFHRDDREIRLTPFTVKLLLRLVAAEGERVSARELYHDLWGAPVGRFGRVHRTEVQKRVLELRRAIEPGQQAEPSAVLRTEQLLNGREPESAYRLVLDGDQLDCREFEDLVNRAAHAAPATAVVLLSRALALWRGGPLPELSEAEFAAPLAHRLTATHRAARQALVRAYTELSHPDLALPLAERLAAEDPGDADAAETLRGLRETLRARHGDEVFRREFPRLRVTVVVKHGDLFAQDDANLVAGFGDTFDTTTDHDFVISKESVQGQLLERLFRGDRELLDKELRRGLRQVTPVGRETVQDKPRGKRTRYPIGTVVPIPLPGRRVFAVAYCHQGNDYVTRSTADDLRLGLERLWASVMVHGLLKPVAIPLVGSKLARITELDWEQLMIMIIDTFVASCRDRTVTPELRIVIRPGDLARIRLSVVADHLNSLDEDGRPAHA; encoded by the coding sequence GTGGCGCGCATCCACGTAGGCGTTCTGGGACCCGCCACCTTCCACCGTGACGACCGCGAGATCCGTCTGACACCGTTCACGGTCAAACTGCTGCTGCGGCTGGTCGCCGCCGAGGGCGAACGGGTGTCGGCCCGGGAGCTCTACCACGACCTGTGGGGCGCCCCCGTCGGCAGGTTCGGCAGGGTCCACCGCACCGAGGTGCAGAAACGCGTCCTCGAACTGCGCAGGGCGATCGAGCCCGGCCAGCAGGCCGAGCCCTCCGCCGTCCTGCGCACCGAACAACTGCTCAACGGACGCGAACCCGAGTCCGCCTACCGGCTCGTCCTCGACGGCGACCAGCTCGACTGCCGGGAATTCGAGGACCTGGTCAACCGCGCGGCGCACGCGGCGCCCGCCACGGCCGTCGTCCTGCTCTCCCGGGCGCTCGCCCTCTGGCGCGGCGGCCCGCTGCCCGAGCTGAGCGAGGCCGAGTTCGCCGCCCCCCTCGCACACCGCCTGACGGCGACGCACCGGGCCGCCCGCCAGGCCCTCGTCCGCGCGTACACCGAGCTCAGCCACCCCGACCTCGCCCTCCCCCTGGCGGAAAGACTCGCCGCCGAGGACCCGGGCGACGCGGACGCCGCGGAGACGCTGCGCGGCCTGCGCGAGACCCTGCGCGCCCGGCACGGCGACGAGGTGTTCCGGCGCGAGTTCCCCCGCCTGCGCGTCACCGTCGTCGTCAAGCACGGCGACCTGTTCGCCCAGGACGACGCCAACCTCGTCGCGGGCTTCGGCGACACCTTCGACACCACCACCGACCACGACTTCGTCATCAGCAAAGAGAGCGTGCAGGGACAACTCCTGGAACGCCTCTTCCGCGGCGACCGCGAACTCCTCGACAAGGAGCTCAGGCGGGGGCTGCGCCAGGTCACCCCGGTCGGCAGGGAGACCGTCCAGGACAAGCCCCGCGGCAAGCGCACCCGCTACCCGATCGGCACCGTCGTCCCCATCCCGCTCCCCGGCCGCAGGGTCTTCGCCGTCGCCTACTGCCACCAGGGCAACGACTACGTCACCCGGTCCACCGCGGACGACCTGCGGCTCGGCCTGGAACGGCTGTGGGCGTCCGTCATGGTGCACGGGCTGCTCAAACCGGTCGCGATCCCCCTGGTGGGCTCCAAGCTCGCCCGGATCACCGAGCTCGACTGGGAACAGCTCATGATAATGATCATCGACACGTTCGTCGCGAGCTGCCGCGACAGGACGGTCACCCCCGAGCTGCGCATCGTCATCCGGCCCGGCGACCTGGCGCGCATCCGGCTGTCGGTCGTCGCCGACCACCTGAACTCCCTCGACGAGGACGGACGCCCGGCCCATGCCTGA
- a CDS encoding GNAT family N-acetyltransferase — protein MTPDDVLAVSTVRVTGWKAAYAGLVPAGYLDRMSVEADAERRRDSFGGDARVQNLVAELGGEVVGWGVVGPCRDEGCEGDHGEIHALYVAPPVIGAGVGRALMRELVARADAAGYPSLSLWVLRDNHRARRFYERAGFHWDGGELSWHVHDEVVPELRYRRLI, from the coding sequence ATGACGCCCGACGACGTCCTCGCCGTCTCCACGGTGCGGGTCACCGGGTGGAAGGCGGCGTACGCCGGACTCGTCCCGGCCGGCTACCTGGACCGCATGAGCGTCGAAGCCGACGCCGAGCGGCGGAGGGACTCCTTCGGCGGCGACGCCCGCGTGCAGAACCTGGTCGCGGAGCTCGGCGGCGAGGTCGTCGGATGGGGCGTCGTGGGGCCGTGCCGGGACGAGGGATGCGAGGGCGACCACGGCGAGATCCACGCCCTGTACGTGGCGCCCCCCGTGATCGGCGCCGGAGTCGGGCGCGCCCTGATGCGAGAGCTCGTCGCACGCGCCGACGCGGCGGGATACCCGTCGCTCTCCCTCTGGGTCCTCAGAGACAACCACCGCGCCCGCCGCTTCTACGAACGCGCCGGCTTCCACTGGGACGGCGGCGAACTCTCCTGGCACGTACACGACGAAGTAGTCCCAGAACTGAGATACCGCCGCCTTATCTAA
- a CDS encoding ThiF family adenylyltransferase — MTDALIGASTALDTARIDHLLDGFDVRDVEITLVGLGSGGASLLLPLVMSGIRRWHLYDPDVLEPVNLVKHPATREWLGRPKVEAMKAWILDRNPEAEVDAHADDVRRSPGFETDARASSLVVCAVDDPVTRGWLNARCVETARPCLTGSVIRTGLGGQVYLYVPGQTGCFSCMQLVADRNHANLEDALDLTDEERRHRYGLGETGFTTSGLAIDITMVASFQAHMAWSVVAGGRSRYVPRLTFNWLTLGIRPEKGVFSFHYQTNRMLVQPQRDCVLGCGGGGA, encoded by the coding sequence ATGACCGACGCCCTGATCGGCGCGTCCACCGCCCTCGACACCGCGCGCATCGACCACCTGCTGGACGGCTTCGACGTCCGCGACGTCGAGATCACCCTCGTCGGGCTCGGCAGCGGGGGAGCGTCCCTGCTGCTCCCGCTCGTCATGTCCGGGATACGCCGCTGGCACCTGTACGACCCCGACGTGCTCGAACCGGTCAACCTCGTCAAGCACCCGGCGACGCGCGAGTGGCTCGGCAGGCCCAAGGTCGAGGCGATGAAGGCGTGGATCCTCGACCGCAACCCCGAGGCCGAGGTGGACGCCCACGCCGACGACGTGCGCAGGAGCCCCGGCTTCGAGACCGACGCGCGCGCCTCGTCGCTCGTCGTCTGCGCGGTGGACGACCCGGTGACGCGTGGCTGGCTGAACGCGCGGTGCGTGGAGACGGCCCGGCCGTGCCTGACCGGCTCGGTGATCCGCACCGGGCTCGGCGGCCAGGTCTACCTGTACGTCCCCGGCCAGACCGGGTGCTTCTCGTGCATGCAGCTCGTCGCCGACCGCAACCACGCCAACCTGGAGGACGCCCTCGACCTGACCGACGAGGAGCGCAGGCACCGCTACGGCCTCGGCGAGACCGGCTTCACCACCTCCGGCCTGGCCATCGACATCACGATGGTCGCCTCCTTCCAGGCGCACATGGCGTGGAGCGTGGTGGCCGGCGGCCGGTCCCGGTACGTGCCCCGGCTGACCTTCAACTGGCTGACCCTGGGCATCCGCCCGGAGAAAGGGGTCTTCTCCTTCCACTACCAGACCAACCGGATGCTCGTTCAGCCGCAGCGCGACTGCGTGCTCGGCTGCGGAGGAGGCGGCGCGTGA
- a CDS encoding CATRA conflict system CASPASE/TPR repeat-associated protein yields MTTILDQQLVAHLYAPTDGPDAGAAYRALREIWRYCRLSLHMTEPIPGIGLPNLLPETPDSFPAGGEVALAAQERPGADCQAVLRRHHDLFNLSIALAPPEATAPDDGDWPWWRMLDLRWDAVLAQHGPHLVGEARLYLARVGDEAGIRAADPALYDHLNDLLPEAARGRLGRRGVSASDGLALWETVPAPDERPARRFLLAIAPDADPAASAWVWSRGDTAIPPLARYLLHAAKIRYELRVWLRDGQARHLRDTIERLATEMRRLGAGAAAQAELLRLRRMDALMLHTDLRALRHTVDIAADNLGRAFDLSALMAPSGPFADDAGLARSLLERLDDELAYLAMATDRATHLTTHDIPVLTPPATAVIPPPPAGLVIPPPTKPEAASMAARPSIAVPLGVPPITGVADAKNVFVVYGRDEPVRQAVFTFLRALDLRPLQWEDLVKMTGKPSPFLGEVVARSMLLAQAVVVVMTPEDVVHLHPDLHEPQESSAEARHSLQARPNVLLELGMALAVHPDRTLILLIGDQRPVTDLGGRNYVRVTGTPDFRVKIANRLRLAGCPVDTTGTDWLTAGDFTTLTAHNRTP; encoded by the coding sequence ATGACCACGATCCTCGACCAGCAGTTGGTGGCCCACCTCTACGCCCCGACCGACGGGCCCGACGCCGGGGCCGCCTACCGGGCACTGCGGGAGATCTGGCGCTACTGCCGGCTCTCCCTGCACATGACCGAGCCGATCCCCGGCATCGGACTGCCCAACCTGCTCCCGGAAACCCCGGACTCCTTCCCCGCCGGCGGCGAGGTCGCGCTGGCCGCGCAGGAACGCCCCGGCGCCGACTGCCAGGCCGTGCTGCGCCGCCACCACGACCTGTTCAACCTGTCGATCGCGCTCGCGCCCCCCGAGGCCACCGCCCCCGACGACGGCGACTGGCCCTGGTGGCGCATGCTCGACCTGCGGTGGGACGCCGTTCTCGCCCAGCACGGGCCACACCTCGTCGGCGAGGCCCGCCTGTACCTCGCCCGGGTCGGCGACGAGGCCGGCATCCGCGCCGCCGACCCCGCGCTCTACGACCACCTCAACGACCTGCTGCCCGAGGCCGCGCGCGGCCGGCTCGGACGGCGCGGGGTCTCCGCCTCCGACGGCCTGGCGCTGTGGGAGACCGTCCCCGCCCCTGACGAGCGCCCCGCGCGGCGCTTCCTCCTCGCGATCGCCCCCGACGCCGACCCCGCCGCCAGCGCCTGGGTCTGGTCGCGCGGCGACACCGCGATCCCCCCACTGGCCCGGTACCTGCTGCACGCGGCCAAGATCCGGTACGAGCTGCGCGTCTGGCTGCGCGACGGCCAGGCCCGGCACCTGCGGGACACGATCGAACGGCTCGCCACCGAAATGCGCCGGCTCGGCGCGGGCGCCGCCGCCCAGGCCGAGCTGCTCCGGCTGCGCCGGATGGACGCCCTCATGCTGCACACCGACCTGCGCGCCCTGCGCCACACCGTCGACATCGCCGCCGACAACCTCGGACGGGCCTTCGACCTGTCCGCGCTCATGGCCCCGAGCGGCCCGTTCGCCGACGACGCCGGCCTCGCCCGCTCCCTCCTCGAACGCCTCGACGACGAACTGGCCTACCTCGCCATGGCCACCGACCGCGCCACCCACCTGACCACGCACGACATCCCCGTCCTCACACCCCCCGCCACCGCCGTCATCCCCCCACCCCCCGCCGGCCTTGTCATCCCCCCACCCACCAAGCCCGAGGCCGCCTCCATGGCCGCCCGGCCCTCGATCGCCGTCCCCCTGGGGGTCCCGCCGATCACCGGGGTCGCCGACGCCAAGAACGTCTTCGTCGTCTACGGCAGGGACGAGCCCGTCCGCCAGGCCGTCTTCACGTTCCTGCGCGCCCTGGACCTGCGCCCCCTCCAATGGGAGGACCTGGTCAAGATGACCGGGAAGCCCTCGCCGTTCCTCGGCGAGGTCGTCGCCCGGTCCATGCTCCTCGCCCAGGCCGTCGTCGTCGTGATGACCCCGGAGGACGTCGTCCACCTGCACCCGGACCTGCACGAACCCCAGGAGTCATCCGCCGAGGCGCGCCACTCCCTGCAGGCCCGCCCCAACGTCCTGCTGGAACTCGGCATGGCCCTCGCCGTCCACCCCGACCGCACGCTGATCCTGCTGATCGGCGACCAGCGCCCCGTCACCGACCTCGGCGGACGCAACTACGTCCGCGTCACCGGCACGCCCGACTTCCGGGTGAAGATAGCCAACCGCCTGCGCCTGGCAGGCTGCCCCGTCGACACCACCGGCACCGACTGGCTCACCGCCGGCGACTTCACCACCCTCACCGCCCACAACCGCACACCTTGA
- a CDS encoding RidA family protein: MAITLVNPSGLPRIDAYHQVSIATGSTLVFVAGQVSWDADGTTVAPGDLAAQVEQCYLNIATALAGVGASFADVAKLTVYVVDWTPEKMPLLLEGITRAATKLGTTPTPPGTLLGVASLSSPDHLVEVEATAILD, from the coding sequence ATGGCCATCACCCTGGTCAACCCCAGCGGACTGCCGCGGATCGACGCCTACCATCAGGTGTCCATCGCCACCGGCTCCACGCTCGTCTTCGTCGCCGGACAGGTCTCCTGGGACGCCGACGGCACCACGGTCGCCCCCGGCGACCTCGCCGCCCAGGTGGAACAGTGCTACCTCAACATCGCCACCGCCCTGGCCGGCGTAGGCGCCTCCTTCGCCGACGTGGCCAAGCTGACCGTCTACGTCGTCGACTGGACCCCCGAAAAGATGCCCTTGCTACTGGAAGGCATCACCCGCGCCGCCACCAAGCTGGGCACCACCCCCACACCCCCCGGCACCCTGCTCGGCGTAGCCTCCCTGTCCTCCCCAGACCACCTGGTCGAAGTAGAAGCAACCGCCATCCTCGACTGA
- a CDS encoding phage tail sheath C-terminal domain-containing protein: protein MPVTPTYPGVYIEELPSTVRTITGVSTSVTAFVGYTPRGPVNTPVTLTGFADYERRFGGLAASSLLSYAVRQFFLKGGATAIVVRLASGAASASAVIPGAGDGGSLTVSAREQGAWADSLRVAIDPAGEGAFDLRVFGPSGAVRETYAGLSLDPESPRFAESVVGQSSGMVTLKVTGTAFPAYSGTVSAPIGLPLPDVAGQEITATAGGESHTFTLYDENSPDKPRTLPQLALLLERRIRAAAPTDRAFSAARVHVRGDRLHVLAGDPGAALNLTGATALNLASSVRPPSFPFSGGGDGSPPGAADFIGSPDAKTGIHALRDVEDVNLLVLPELAGEAFDDTRIDVIAQAVALCEEKRIFLLLDAPRSWSTLDRARSGLAEFDSVRSDHAALYFPHIRVTDPLTGRLRDLPPSGAVAGVYARTDVDRGVWKAPAGTEATLPGVRAFNVPLTDPENGLINVLALNALRAFPVIGPVVWGARTLAGADRVSSPWKYVPVRRLALFLEESLYRGTKWVVFEPNDERLWSQIRLNVGAFLHTLFLRGAFQGTSPREAYFVRCDASTTTQDDVNRGVVNVVVGFAPLKPAEFVIVQIEQMAGRLQV, encoded by the coding sequence ATGCCGGTCACGCCGACCTATCCGGGCGTCTACATCGAAGAACTGCCGAGCACCGTCAGGACCATCACCGGGGTCTCGACCTCGGTCACGGCCTTCGTCGGGTACACCCCGCGCGGCCCGGTGAACACCCCTGTCACACTGACCGGCTTCGCCGACTACGAACGCCGGTTCGGCGGGCTCGCCGCCTCCAGCCTGCTGAGTTACGCCGTGCGGCAGTTCTTCCTCAAGGGCGGCGCGACGGCCATCGTGGTGCGGCTGGCGAGCGGCGCCGCGTCCGCGTCCGCCGTGATCCCCGGCGCCGGGGACGGCGGGTCGCTCACCGTCTCGGCCAGGGAGCAGGGCGCCTGGGCCGACTCGCTGCGCGTCGCGATCGACCCCGCCGGCGAGGGCGCCTTCGACCTGCGCGTCTTCGGCCCGTCGGGAGCGGTGCGCGAGACCTACGCCGGCCTCTCGCTCGACCCCGAGTCGCCCCGTTTCGCCGAGTCCGTGGTCGGCCAGTCGTCCGGCATGGTCACCCTGAAGGTCACCGGCACCGCATTCCCCGCGTACTCGGGCACGGTCTCGGCGCCGATCGGCCTGCCCCTTCCCGACGTCGCCGGACAAGAGATCACCGCGACCGCGGGCGGCGAAAGCCACACCTTCACGCTGTACGACGAGAACAGCCCGGACAAGCCGCGCACGTTACCCCAGCTCGCCCTGCTGCTCGAACGCAGGATCCGCGCCGCCGCGCCGACCGACCGCGCCTTCTCCGCCGCCCGGGTGCACGTCAGAGGCGACCGTCTGCACGTGCTCGCCGGCGACCCCGGTGCCGCCCTGAACCTGACCGGTGCCACCGCTTTGAACCTCGCCTCGTCCGTCCGCCCGCCCTCGTTCCCCTTCTCCGGCGGCGGGGACGGCTCCCCGCCCGGCGCGGCGGACTTCATCGGCAGCCCCGACGCCAAGACCGGCATCCACGCGCTGCGCGACGTCGAGGACGTCAACCTGCTCGTCCTGCCCGAACTCGCCGGCGAGGCGTTCGACGACACCCGGATCGACGTCATCGCCCAGGCCGTCGCCCTCTGCGAGGAGAAGCGGATCTTCCTCCTCCTCGACGCCCCCCGCTCCTGGTCCACCCTCGACCGCGCCCGGTCCGGCCTGGCGGAGTTCGACTCCGTGCGCAGCGACCACGCCGCGCTGTACTTCCCGCACATCCGCGTCACCGACCCCCTGACCGGCAGGCTCCGCGACCTCCCGCCCTCCGGCGCCGTCGCGGGGGTGTACGCCCGCACCGACGTCGACAGGGGCGTCTGGAAGGCCCCGGCCGGCACCGAGGCGACGCTGCCCGGCGTCCGCGCCTTCAACGTCCCCCTCACCGACCCGGAGAACGGCCTGATCAACGTGCTGGCGCTGAACGCCCTGCGCGCCTTCCCGGTCATCGGCCCCGTCGTGTGGGGGGCGCGCACGCTCGCGGGCGCCGACCGCGTCTCCTCCCCGTGGAAGTACGTCCCGGTGCGCCGCCTGGCGCTGTTCCTGGAGGAGAGCCTGTACCGCGGCACCAAGTGGGTGGTGTTCGAGCCGAACGACGAGCGGCTGTGGAGCCAGATCCGGCTCAACGTCGGCGCGTTCCTCCACACGCTGTTCCTGCGGGGCGCCTTCCAGGGCACGTCGCCGCGCGAGGCGTACTTCGTCCGCTGCGACGCGAGCACCACCACGCAGGACGACGTCAACCGCGGCGTGGTGAACGTCGTCGTCGGGTTCGCGCCGCTCAAGCCGGCGGAGTTCGTGATCGTGCAGATCGAGCAGATGGCCGGCCGGCTCCAGGTCTGA
- a CDS encoding winged helix-turn-helix transcriptional regulator: MVTKQFRGSPEDADLTRADSLAREIFSDVANKWALLIIDALGESTLRFGEVRDDVEGISHKMLTQNLRMLERNGLVERTVHPTVPPRVEYTLTEPGRALRETVHRMCDWTHRYLGHIEDSRRRFDT, encoded by the coding sequence ATGGTGACCAAGCAGTTCAGGGGTTCGCCCGAGGACGCGGATCTCACGCGCGCGGACTCCTTGGCGCGGGAGATCTTCTCGGACGTCGCCAACAAGTGGGCGCTCCTGATCATCGATGCCCTCGGGGAGAGCACGCTGCGGTTCGGCGAGGTGCGGGACGACGTCGAGGGCATCAGCCACAAGATGCTCACCCAGAACCTGCGCATGCTGGAGCGCAACGGGCTGGTCGAGCGGACCGTGCATCCCACCGTGCCGCCGCGGGTGGAGTACACCCTCACCGAGCCCGGCCGGGCCCTGCGGGAGACGGTCCACAGGATGTGCGACTGGACCCACCGGTACCTCGGTCACATCGAGGACTCCCGCCGCCGCTTCGACACCTGA
- a CDS encoding CATRA system-associated protein: MPDPSAHLVDDARELLEDVLQWQMSPARWDHLAGILDAAIAAAESGDLDALDAAVVRMEVAGPVRVQRIGEESADPPPPVVRDRVNHLVHLLATPPGAPSGQAGE, encoded by the coding sequence ATGCCTGACCCTTCCGCACACCTAGTGGACGACGCCCGGGAACTGCTGGAGGACGTCCTCCAGTGGCAGATGTCCCCCGCCCGGTGGGACCACCTCGCCGGCATCCTGGACGCCGCCATCGCCGCCGCCGAATCCGGCGACCTGGACGCCCTGGACGCCGCGGTCGTCCGCATGGAGGTCGCCGGGCCGGTCCGCGTCCAGCGCATCGGCGAGGAGTCCGCCGACCCGCCGCCGCCCGTCGTCCGTGACCGCGTCAACCACCTGGTCCACCTCCTCGCCACCCCGCCCGGCGCCCCCTCCGGCCAGGCCGGCGAGTGA